The Terriglobus roseus region GATTGCTCCACCACGATGGCTTGATCGCCCTGTGTTCCGGTATTGCCGCTGACCATGTACAGCCGCACGCCCAGATAAAGGCAGAGCAGCATCAGAACACCAGCCACGACAAGATGCGCATTCACCGGCGTAGCAATCTTGCGCATGCGTTCACGCTGCACATCATTCAGGTTCACGCCCGGCACGGTAATTCCCGAAGGTAGCCTCATGGCTTCTTCACCTCCGGCTTGGTCTTCACTTCTGCCGTCTCGTCACCCTTATCTTCAGACTTCTCTGCGCTCTTTTCACGAACGCGCGGCTGCAGCGGGTTATAGCCGGACACAATCTCAAACTCCACACCGGAGATTGCAGGCAGGCCATTCACTCCGGTCACAACCGCAGCAGGCTGCGGCAATCCATTTGCGCCCATCGTCGACGCATTCCGTTGTGCGGTCTGCTGTGCTTCACCTGCCAGACGCGGTGCGATAAAGCGATGCGACTTCTCCAGGTTGCGCACCAGTTGCACCGTGTTCTCACGCTGACCCAGGACACGCATGCGGATCGTGACCTCACCCGACGACGTCAGGACCGGCTCAATGGAAGACACCTGCACGCCTTCCGGCAGCACGTCCTCCAGATCCATCAACACCGCAGTCCACGAGAAACTCTTGCGCTGAAATAGCGTATTCAGAAACTGATTGCGACTCAGCGTGGAGGCATTCCCCGGCTGCCGGAGACGAGCCTCATTCGTGTTGCGCTCGACCAACAGCTTCTGCTCCTGCGTCCGCAGCGCATTCAATTCTTTCTGCTGCTGCCGCGCCTTTGCCGACTGAAAATACAGCCAAACGCCCAAAGCAAGCGCCAGTACGGCCAGCGCAGCAATGGCAATGCGAAGCTGCTTCAGCAGCCGATCCAGCTCTACATAAGGCCGGGTTGCGAGATTAATCGAGACGCGCACGTTAGCCTTTCAACGCTCCTCGTAGCCCCGCCAGCAGTCCGTGTGCAACCGGCGTAGCTGACAGCAAATCTGCCGACGTCAGCACCTCTACCGCGCGCAAACCGGTCTCAGCCAACATCGCTTCCAGCGCCGCAGGCGATAGCGTTCCAGCCGTCAACACAGTCTCTGGCGCAACATTCAACGAATCTTCAAAATAAGCCGCCGCCACACTCACTGCTTGCAGCAATTCCAACTCCACACGCGACGGATCGTCGGTATTTGCCAGCACACTTGCCTGCACAATCTCTGCCACGGCCACTTCACTGGCCTCGCCACCCTGCGTCTGCATCAGTTCCGCATCAATCGCTGCATTCGCCGGCTCCTGCGCCACAATTGCCGCAGCTTCGGCCATGGCGTCTGTCTTCAACTCCAGCGTGCGGTGCAGCAGTAGTTCTCCGCGACGCATAATCGCTGTCGTCACGGCGTACTCGCTGCCATTCACCAACAGCGACGCGGTCTGCGCAGCGTCGTCAATCGCCGCCGAAACAGCCAAGGTACTGGGCAGCACTGCGCCCGGCTCAAACCCCGCCTCGCGCACCACTGACTCATATTCCGCCAGCACCTCGTTCGGAATCGCCACCACCAGAACCTGCAGCACCATCGAATGGCGGCTCATCACCTGCCAGCTCACCTGTGCCAGCTCTGGATTGAACGGAAGCAGCTTGGCCAGACGGAAGCGCATCACTGCCAGCGCCTCCTCTGCCTTCGAAGGCAACTCGTCGAAATCCAGCAGCAGGACGCGCACGGCAGTATCCGGCACAATCACCGTTACATCACGCCCCTTGCCCACCTGCACGGCATTCAACACTCTGCGTAACGCGGCAATCACGGCAATGCGGTCCACCACATTACCCACCCTCAGTGAGGGCACCACAGCACCCACTGGCAGCGTGGACGAAGCCACCTGCGCCAGCATTCCGGCTGTATCCGGCGATGAAGCCGCGTACACGCCCTCAGGGCGCACCTCTACGGCTATGCGCGGACGCACCTGCATCGTCGATTTCGGAAGGACAGAAGGCATACTTCGGAGCTAATCCAGACTACATGCTTGAGACGGGATTTGCCGCCGTCCGATAGCACGGACACAACCTAAGCAGTCCCATGATGGGAGATTTCAATCACTTGGGCGGCCAGGGTGCCGTCGAAGGCGGCGTGACTGTCCCGTCAATCGTCGTCGGCTCCATCAGTTCCGTCCGCGTCCCATCAGGATCAAACAGGTTCGACTGCCGCTTGCGATTCTTACCCACGTGATCATCTTCCAGCGGATGCTTGTACGTCGCCGTATAGGGCCTCGTCTTCAGCTTCGCCACCGCCTCGGGCACACTTGGCACCACCAGGCAGATGTGATGCGCACCTCCGCGCTTTGTAGGTTCAGGCGCTTCCTTGTACAGCATGAATTCCACATAATCCGTGCTGTCCGGCATCTTCAGGTTGATCCATGAAAGCACCTTGCCGTCCGACGATCCACGCCACGTCTCCGTAAACCCGAGCACCTGCGTATAAAAGCGATATTCAGGTTCAAGGTCCGTCACGATAAGTCCGGTATGCGTCATATGCGTCGAAATACGATCCGGCCCAAGATGCTTGCCGAAGTCCTGCACCGTCTTGCCCTGCGGCATGTACTGCACAAACTCCACCTGATGCCCCGCAGGATCAGTGATCTTGAACGCCACGTTGCCAATGCGTCCCTGCGTCACTTCCTTGGGCACTGCCACACCCTTCGCCGCAAGATAACGACGCATCGCTTCCGCATCATTCGTCTCAAACGAAACATCGCCAAAGCGATCGGTGCCGGCTTCCTTTTCAGGAGTCAGTTCCACAAACTGGCGATCATTGATCTTGAAGAATGTGAACGCGAGCTTGCCTTCGTTCATCCACGTATTCACCTCTTCAAGCCCAAGCCAGTCGCGATAAAACGCCCGCGAAGCCTCGATGTCATGCGAGGCATACGCCACATGCGCAATGCCCATGATCTTTGGCCGTTGCTGCGCCTGCGCAACTACAACTCCAACCGTTAGAAGAGAAACAAGAATTCGCAACCCAAGCCGCATCGTTCGCCCTCGTACGCTGCGCAGAAACATCACGCAGCGAAGCGGCACCAGCATAGTACGAATTGGTCAAACGATGCGCGGCCTAGCGGCCGCTTTCGATGAACGTCACCTTATTGATCTCATGCAGCGTGGTCACACCGGCGCGCACGCGTTCCAGTGCGGAATCGCGCAGGAAGTGCATGCCCTTCGCCGCAGCCTTGCGACGAATCTCGCTACCGGGCTTCTTCTCCAGCAGCATCTCGCGCACTTCATCGTCCAGTTCCAGCAACTCATGAATCGCCGAACGTCCGCGATATCCCGTGCCGCCGCACTCAATGCAACCGGAGCCTTCGCGGAACTGAAACCCGCGCCACTCCTCAGGATTCAGACCGTTCTCCAATAGCTCTTCGTCGCTGTACGTGCGATGCGTCGCGCAAAAATCGCAAATCTGTCGCACCAGTCGCTGCGCCAAGATACAGTTCAGTGCCGAGACAAAGTTGTAAGGCTCAACGCCCATGTTCAGGAATCGACCCAGCACGTCGACAACGTTGTTCGCGTGAACCGTCGTGAACACAAGATGGCCCGTCAGAGCAGAGTTGATAGCGATCTGCGCGGTCTCAGCATCACGAATCTCACCCACCAGAATCTTGTCCGGGTCATGACGCAGAATCGAACGCAGACCACGCGCAAACGTCAGGCCCTTCTTCTCATTCACCGGAATCTGCGTGATACCGCGAATTTGGTATTCGACAGGATCTTCAATCGTGATGATCTTGTCTTCTTCACTCTTGATCTCGTTCAACGCAGCGTACAACGTTGTCGTCTTACCAGAACCCGTCGGCCCAGTGACGAGCACCATGCCGTAAGGCTCTTTGATGTAACGACGGAAACGCTCCAGATCATGCGCGCCAAAGCCGACAACATCCAGCGAGAGCTTCTTGAACTTCTCGCTCATCGACTCTTTATCCAGCACACGCAGCACAGCATTTTCGCCATGCACCGTGGGCATAATCGAAACACGGAAATCGATCAGGCGTCCCTTGTAACGCACACGGAAACGACCGTCCTGCGGCACACGGCGCTCTGCGATATCGAGCTCGCTCATAACCTTGATACGCGAAAGAATCGTCTGATGATGTTCACGCGCAATGGGCGCCATCGCTTGCTGCAACACGCCGTCAATGCGGTACTTCACCAGCAGTGAATCGTCGTATGTTTCAAGATGGATATCCGATGCACGCCGTTCCAGCGCGGAGAAGATCGTCGTATCCACCAGTCGAATGATCGGTGAGATATCGTCTTCACTAGTCAGTCGTTCAATGGAAATGTTCTCGTCTGGATTATCTTCCGCAGACAGAACGTCAAACGTAAGGCCTTCCGTAGCCTCTTCCAGAACGCGCTGCGACTGCTCCGTCTTCTTCAGCAGATCGGTAATCTGCGACAGCGTAGCGACGCGCGTCAGCAACCGCTGACCAAGCAGTCCAGAAATCTCATCCAGCACCATCAGGCGCGAAGGATCACTGACAGCGATAACGAGTCGATCCTGCAACTGTTCCAGTGGAATGAAGTTGTAGCGGAACATCAGTTCCACCGGTACCGACTTCACCAGTTCATGCTGAATCTTGAAGTCGCGCAGATCAACGAACTCGCAGTGATAGCGCCGCGCCATCAACTGCGCGCGCTCTGTCTCGTTCAGTTCCGGATTCGCAATGGGGATTGCTAGAGGCGATGCCATAAGTTCGTTTGAACTCCTAAATCTTTAGGTGAATATCACTGCGGGGCAGATCATTGCCCAGTTGGGCTGCCGTTAATTCCACCCGCGCCCAGCTGCAGGATTGGCAGGTAAAGCGACAACAGGATGCCTGCGACCACCACGCCCATCACGATCATCAACAGCGGTTCAATCAAACTCAGCAGGGCCGCCATCGATGTGTCCACGTCTTCCTCGAAGAATCCGCCCACGGAGTTCAGCATCGCCGGCAGAGCACCCGTTGATTCGCCCACTTCAATCATCTCAATCGCAAGCTCTGGAAACACATTGGTTGATTCCAACGACCGGCTCAGGCCCTGGCCTTCACGCACCTGCGTGACAGAAGCAAACACCGCATTCGAAACCTGCCGCGACGAGATGGATCGGGCTGCAGTTTCAAGCGAGGGCACCAGCGGCAGACCGCCAGTCAGCAACGTGGACAGCGTGCGGGCAAACAGCCCTACCTGGTACTTCAACCAGATGTTGCCCATAACAGGCAGCATCAACCGGAAGCGGTCCACAGCGTTCGCGCCCGAATCCGTCTTCGTCCAGCGATAACCGGCGTACCCGGCGATAAGCAGCACCGGCAACACGTATAGTCCATACGCTTGCGCACCATTTCCCAGAGCCAGCAGCATCATGGTGATCTTTGGCAGTGGCGCATTCAACTGCTCATACAGCTGCGCAAAGCGCGGCACAACAAACGTGATCAGAAATACAAACACGCCCAGCACCATCGCAATCAGCAGCGACGGATACACCAGCGCACTCTTCAACTTCTTGGTCACCGTCAGCGACACGCGCTGAAAGTCCACATACCGCTGCAGCACTTCGGCAAGGTTGCCGGAACGTTCACCGGCAAGCAGTGTGGTCGTAAAGATCAGCGGAAACCCACCCTGCGCATCGAACGCACCGGAAAGCGACTCGCCCGTCTTGATGCGCGCAGCAACATCCACCAACTGCGCCTTGAAATTCTCATCGCGCTGCCGACGCGCCAACAGTTCCAGCGATCCCGGAATGGGCAAGCCCGCTTTGATCAGCGTCACAAACTGCTGGTTGAACACCAGAAACGGTTGCAGCTTCACCTTTTTCTGTGTCGATCCACCGGCAAGGACATTCTTCGGCTTTACGGAATAGACAAGATAACCGGCCTGCAAAAAGCGGGCACGCAACTCTTCCGCGCTGGCGGCAGGATGCGTCTGCTCCTGTACGCGACCGCGTTCGTCGGCGAGTTTAACTACAAATTCCGTCATCAGATGGTCTGCACAATTTTAGACGGCTACTGCGACCAAACGTGGATGGCGCACAATTTCTTCAACATAGCCAACAGAAAGGCCCGCTTACGCGGGCCTTTTTGGAACTGGTGCTGCAGGTTCGCAGCATAACTTTTCAGCGGATTTAAACCGAGAACGATGATCCGCAACCGCAGGTGCTCTTCACCTGGGGGTTCTCGAACTTAAAGCCAGCAGCCTCAAGCGTCTCCACGTAATCCACGGTGCAGCCGTTCAGGTACATGGCGCTGGTCGCGTCCACGAAAACCTTCAGGTCTTCAAAACGGACAACCTTGTCCATCATGCCCTGCTGGTTCTCAAAGCTCATGGAGTACTGGAAGCCGGAGCATCCGCCACCGACCACACCAATGCGCAGACCAGCCGGAAGCGGATCCTGGGTGGCCATAATCTCCTTCACCTTGGCGATGGCAGAGGGCGTCAGCGCAACGGGCTGGGTCGTCGGGGCCGGGCCGGTGACTACTTCGGGTGTGGGAGCGGCAGTTGCCATGGTGGTTGTCTCCTTCAAAACTTCAATCTCTAGTGTAAGCCCCCGGCAATCTCCGATCAAGCCGGTCGCTGTTCACTTCTATCTAGATGCTTCAGAACGCTTCAAGTTGCGGTCCTGTTCAAACCAAATCCAAAAAGGAGGGCCGCAGCGTAATGCTACGGCCCCGAGGCAGTTACACCCTGTTTCGGCCGCTAGAAGGAAATTCTGCCGCCAAGCGAGATGAGGCGCGGGAAGTTGATGGCCGACGTGTTCACCGAGCCAAAGGATGCGTTCCCGTACTTCAGACCGTTCGTGTTCAGTGCAAACAGCGGGGTGTTTGTCAGGTTGAGAGCTTCCGCCTGGAAGCGGAAGTGTACCCGCTCCGTCTGAAAGTCTTTGAACACAGACATATCCACGTTGCGAGAGCCCGGTGCACGGCATGCGCTGCTGGTACGGGACAGGTTGCCGAACTGGCCGTTACCTGGCTGCGTGGTGGCGAATGCCGCAGGGTTAAAGAACGTTGTCAGGCGCGATTGCGTTGATCCGGACGTGCACAGCGGAACCCCGTACAGAACATTCGGACGCTGTGTTGCCGTTCCCAGGATGGAAGAGTTGAGGTTCGTGTTGTTCTGGATCGGCACCGGACCACCCGATTGACCGACGAAGGTTGCGTTCGCACTCCATCCGCCTACGATCAGGTCGAGCCAGCGATTGTTGTTCAGGAACGCACGTCCCTTGCCGAAGGGCAGTTCGCCCGTGCCGCCGAAGGTAAAGCGGTGCGGGATGTCGTTGATGGCCAGCGAGTACTCGCCGCCAGGGCCGTTGATGTTGTAGAAGTTCTGCGGTCCGTTAGCACCCACGTTCAGGTTGCTGCCCTGTGCGAACACGCTGTCCATGTTCTTTGACCACGTGTATCCAGCCGTAAGCGAGAAGCCGTGAGAGAACCGCTTGCGAGTATTCATGATCAGCGACTCATAGTTGGACTTCGAGACGCTGGGCTGAATGTTCACTGCGCTGAACTGCGCGAATGGACGGCAGAGCTGATTGTTAGCAATCTTTGCTGCCGCAATCACACCCGTGCCACCCTTACCGGAATAAGGATTGGTGCTGCTATCCGTGAGGAATGTGCTGCTGCCCGTGTTG contains the following coding sequences:
- a CDS encoding type II secretion system F family protein, with protein sequence MTEFVVKLADERGRVQEQTHPAASAEELRARFLQAGYLVYSVKPKNVLAGGSTQKKVKLQPFLVFNQQFVTLIKAGLPIPGSLELLARRQRDENFKAQLVDVAARIKTGESLSGAFDAQGGFPLIFTTTLLAGERSGNLAEVLQRYVDFQRVSLTVTKKLKSALVYPSLLIAMVLGVFVFLITFVVPRFAQLYEQLNAPLPKITMMLLALGNGAQAYGLYVLPVLLIAGYAGYRWTKTDSGANAVDRFRLMLPVMGNIWLKYQVGLFARTLSTLLTGGLPLVPSLETAARSISSRQVSNAVFASVTQVREGQGLSRSLESTNVFPELAIEMIEVGESTGALPAMLNSVGGFFEEDVDTSMAALLSLIEPLLMIVMGVVVAGILLSLYLPILQLGAGGINGSPTGQ
- a CDS encoding VOC family protein, encoding MRLGLRILVSLLTVGVVVAQAQQRPKIMGIAHVAYASHDIEASRAFYRDWLGLEEVNTWMNEGKLAFTFFKINDRQFVELTPEKEAGTDRFGDVSFETNDAEAMRRYLAAKGVAVPKEVTQGRIGNVAFKITDPAGHQVEFVQYMPQGKTVQDFGKHLGPDRISTHMTHTGLIVTDLEPEYRFYTQVLGFTETWRGSSDGKVLSWINLKMPDSTDYVEFMLYKEAPEPTKRGGAHHICLVVPSVPEAVAKLKTRPYTATYKHPLEDDHVGKNRKRQSNLFDPDGTRTELMEPTTIDGTVTPPSTAPWPPK
- a CDS encoding GspE/PulE family protein, whose protein sequence is MASPLAIPIANPELNETERAQLMARRYHCEFVDLRDFKIQHELVKSVPVELMFRYNFIPLEQLQDRLVIAVSDPSRLMVLDEISGLLGQRLLTRVATLSQITDLLKKTEQSQRVLEEATEGLTFDVLSAEDNPDENISIERLTSEDDISPIIRLVDTTIFSALERRASDIHLETYDDSLLVKYRIDGVLQQAMAPIAREHHQTILSRIKVMSELDIAERRVPQDGRFRVRYKGRLIDFRVSIMPTVHGENAVLRVLDKESMSEKFKKLSLDVVGFGAHDLERFRRYIKEPYGMVLVTGPTGSGKTTTLYAALNEIKSEEDKIITIEDPVEYQIRGITQIPVNEKKGLTFARGLRSILRHDPDKILVGEIRDAETAQIAINSALTGHLVFTTVHANNVVDVLGRFLNMGVEPYNFVSALNCILAQRLVRQICDFCATHRTYSDEELLENGLNPEEWRGFQFREGSGCIECGGTGYRGRSAIHELLELDDEVREMLLEKKPGSEIRRKAAAKGMHFLRDSALERVRAGVTTLHEINKVTFIESGR
- a CDS encoding fimbrial assembly protein — protein: MRVSINLATRPYVELDRLLKQLRIAIAALAVLALALGVWLYFQSAKARQQQKELNALRTQEQKLLVERNTNEARLRQPGNASTLSRNQFLNTLFQRKSFSWTAVLMDLEDVLPEGVQVSSIEPVLTSSGEVTIRMRVLGQRENTVQLVRNLEKSHRFIAPRLAGEAQQTAQRNASTMGANGLPQPAAVVTGVNGLPAISGVEFEIVSGYNPLQPRVREKSAEKSEDKGDETAEVKTKPEVKKP
- a CDS encoding HesB/IscA family protein is translated as MATAAPTPEVVTGPAPTTQPVALTPSAIAKVKEIMATQDPLPAGLRIGVVGGGCSGFQYSMSFENQQGMMDKVVRFEDLKVFVDATSAMYLNGCTVDYVETLEAAGFKFENPQVKSTCGCGSSFSV